A window of Streptomyces sp. Je 1-332 genomic DNA:
CTCCCCGCTTCCCAGGAGTGCGCAATGATCCGCCATCTGGTCCTCTTCAAGCTCAACGACGGTGTGGAGCGCGACGAGCCGCGCGTCGTCGAGGGCGTCAAGGCCTTCCGCGCACTCGGCGAGCAGATCCCGGAGCTCACGTTCTGGGAGTGCGACTGGAACATCACCGACCGGCCCATCGCGTACGACTTCGCCATCAACTCGGCGGTCGAGGACACCGATGCGCTGAAGCGGTACATCGAGCACCCGGCCCACCAGGCGGGCGTCGCGCTGTGGCGTGAGTTCGCCACGTGGGTGATCGCCGACTACGAGTTCTGAGCCCGCCGGCTCGGCCACCCCGCGAAAAGCGGCCCCTCACCTGGGCAGCCCCTCACCGGAACGGTGAGGGGCTTCTCTGTGTCTTATGGCCCAACTTGCCCCTCAACACGTAGTTAACGGGTGCTTGCACACAGTGCACATGTCTTGTGATGCTATGACCGCTTTTGACGGATGAGTTGACCAGGGTCGGCTGATCTTGACTGAGCTCGACAGGACTTGATTGCGCTTGACCGAGAAGGGGTGGCGTTGACCGTGCCGGCCAGTACTGCGCCCGAAGCACCACCCGTGACCCCGCAGGCGAGCAGCCCCGGCCCACCGAGCGCCCCGGGCCCGCAGGACACGCAGCCGGCCCCGAGCGCTCCCACCGCCCTCAGCGCCCCCACCGCCCCCAGCACCCCCAGCACCCCCAGCAGCAGGGGCGCCGACACCCGCGCCCTGACCCAGGTGCTCTTCGGTCAGCTCAAGGAGCTCGAACCGGGCA
This region includes:
- a CDS encoding Dabb family protein, whose translation is MIRHLVLFKLNDGVERDEPRVVEGVKAFRALGEQIPELTFWECDWNITDRPIAYDFAINSAVEDTDALKRYIEHPAHQAGVALWREFATWVIADYEF